The sequence GGCATCTTCTTCCCTTCTGTAACAGGTGAGCCCCGCCTGCCTACCCACCCAGCCCTGTCCCCAATCCCGGGGAGCCCCTGAGGGAGTCTCATCTGTTTTTGGAGGCATCATGGCTGGCTCAAACCGCTCTGGGGACCTCCGTGACGCCCAGAAGTCCATCCCTGTGGGGACCATTCTGGCCATCATTACAACTTCCCTCGTGTGTATCCTTTCCCAGGCCTGGGGCAGGTGGGGCAGAGGACGGGAAGCGCTTGGCCTGTGTACGTCGCCAGGTTGCATGCACAGACACCCCACACACTCATATGTAGCTCCCCTtctcatgcacacatgcacatacacacctgGGTGTGTATGTCTGGCTGGGATGGGGGCACGTGGTACTGTTCAGGGACAGTGGGGTGGCAGAGACCGAGTTTTCCTTGACGCCGCCGCAGACTTCAGCAGTGTGGTTCTCTTTGGCGCCTGCATCGAGGGTGTGGTTCTCCGGGACAAGTGAGTGAGCTGGGCCACTCTCTGTAGCAGCGGCTGGGCTTTGGCCTGCCCTCACACCAGCTCCCAACCCCGTGGGTGGTCCTCAGCCTGCTGGCTGCCTTTGGTGGTCTGTGCCGTCCTTCTGGACCCCTGACATCCCTCACTCTGGTGGCCCCTGCAGGTATGGCGATGGTGTCAGCAGGAACTTGGTGGTGGGCACACTGGCCTGGCCTTCACCCTGGGTCATCGTCATCGGCTCCTTCTTTTCAACGTGTGGTGCTGGCCTCCAGAGCCTCACAGGGGCACCGCGCCTATTGCAGGCCATTGCCAAGGACAACATCATCCCCTTCCTCCGGGTGAGCCCCTCTCTACTCCCCCATGGCCTGGCTGCTCCCAGGCCCTCGCCCGGCTGGGGAGAGAGATAGGGAACACAGATGCAGCACGTCCTGCCCTCAGTAGCCCCCCGGGGCCAGGCGGCCATCTATGAGGAGCTACTGAGAAGTGCCCTGGGCCTGGCACTCCCCTGGGCCTGGAGCTGCCTGGACCCAGAATCTTCATGGCCTGTTTAGGGCTCATCcaaaggagagaggcctggtGAGGTGGAATCGGGAAGACTGTTGACACCCACAGGGATAGACACAGGGGCGGCCTGAGCCCCCGAGGTGGGCCCTGGGGGTGAGGGAGGCCAGGCTGGGGTCTGGGGCCCAAGGTGTAGAATGGGGGTGACAGGACCCAGCTTCCTTCCTGGTGCACACAGGTGTTTGGCCACGGGAAGGTGAATGGTGAACCCACATGGGCACTCCTCCTGACGGCACTCATCGCCGAGCTGGGCATCCTCATCGCCTCCCTTGACATGGTGGCCCCCATCCTATCCATGTGAGCTGGGACCGGGCAGGGCAGGGGGATGGTCTGGGAAAGGCTCCCTGATCCCCAGCACCTCCCTGTGCCTGTGTCTGGTGTTGGGGGCGCAGCTGGGAGATGTGGCAGGCTGCATAGGGAGATGTGGCCTGGCAGGGCTCAGCCCACCCCTGCATTTAGGAGCAAGCCTGGCACCTATGCCAAAGCTATAAAGTGACCAATAGGTCCACACCTCCCTGAGAGAGCCCCCAGAGCAGGTGGCCGGCAGACCTTCCCACTGGACAGGGCAACCACCGCGTCCCTCATGCCTCCATGAAACCACTGCTGCCCCTTCCATctgttgattttttgtttgtttgtttgtttgttttgttttgttttatttgagacagagtctcgctctgtcacccaggctggagtgcaatggcgcaatcttggctcactgcaacctccgcctcctgggttcaagcaattctcccgcctcagcctcctgagtagctgggattacagacatgcaccgccacgcccagctaattttttgtatttttagtagagatggcgttttaccatcttggccaggctggtgtcgaactcctgacgtcagatgatccacctgcctcggcctcccaaagtgctgggattacaggcgtgagccaccatgcccagcccatccaTTTTCAAAGTCATTTGCTTTTAACATTCTGGAATCAACCAGGCAAATCTGTGTGCCAGTGTCTTGCAGGGAGTGGCCAGTATGTGGTGACTCCCAGGGACCCCGAGGCAGCGCTTGTTTGGTTGGCTCTGTCCAGGCTGGGGTCCTCGCCCACCCTGCTCCGTGGCTGACGCTCCTTCTTGCTTGTGCGGTTATGAAAGGCCTCCCCTTCCCTACCCACTCAGCCTGCAGACTTGACAGGGGCCATGTCTCCCTGAGCAGGCTCCATCCCAGCTACAGCCAGGCCTGCTGGAGCCAGCGCCCTCTTGTCCACCCCCCCACACCCCTTCCTCTCACCTAAGAGCACTACCTGAAACTGTTTTGCCACAGCCGTCTTGGGTGGTGGCCCCTTGTGCCCAAGTCAGAGGCTACATCTCAGCCTTTATCTCGGGCCTCCTGCTGGGAGCCCCTGCCCCCTGGCATGCCCTGTGTGGGTCCTCGGCTGCCTTCCTAGAGAGCTCATGCAGCTGGCTCTGCCCATTCGTGGGACTCCCACATCCACCGCAGTGACTCTTAAGTGTCTCCGAATGGTTGCATTCAAATGGTCCGGCTCATCTTCCATCTTCTCCTTCATGCACGGCAGCCCCTCACCCAGCTAGCTGGTCACCCAGGTCAGAGGCCTGAATGTGGCCTAGAGTCTCCAGGCACTGAGCTCTTCCTGCCGCCCCTGCACCACCCTCTTCAGCTCTGCCCCGTTACTCCCCTTCCCACCTCCTCCAATGGCGAACCCTTGCCCATCCTCTGCGATCTGGCTCCAAGGACTCCTCCACAGTAGTCTCATCGCTTCAGGCCATGGAAGTGGCATCAGTGAGGTTGAGAAGACCTGGCTGAGCCATGCAGGGCAGAGACACACCCCGTTTCTGGGCCAGGCCCAGCCTGCCATCAGGTCCCTGGCTGCCGAGGAGGCTGCTTTTCACCAACCGCCCCCTGTGCCGCAGGTTCTTTCTGATGTGCTACCTGTTCGTGAACCTGGCCTGTGCGGTACAGACACTCTTGAGGACCCCCAACTGGCGGCCCCGGTTCAAGTACTATCACTGGTGAGCCACGTCTCTGACACAGGAGGCCCTGGGGAGGCCAGGAGCCTCATTCTGGGTGAGGCTTGGGCTTCCTGGGTAGGGAGCTCTTGATGAAACActgtggggagggagagtatGGGGCTGGGGGGGACTGGACCTAGGTCTTGCACCCGGTGACCTGACTACCCACCTGGGACCTCCCACCCGGGACCTGACAGGGCTACCAGGGCATGGGCCAGGCTGTGGCCAGGGGCCCTCCTGGTCCTGCCCTGACTCTGCCCTCCCCTCTTGTCCAGGACGCTGTCCTTCCTGGGCATGAGTCTCTGCCTGGCCCTTATGTTTGTCTCCTCCTGGTACTATGCCCTGGTGGCCATGCTTATCGCCGGTATGATCTACAAATACATCGAGTACCAAGGGTGAGTAAGCGCTGCCACCTGGTCTCTGCCAGCAGCCTGCACAGCCCTGAGGGGGCCCGGCTGAGCAGGCAGGGTGGTCTGACTTTGGGGTGGGCAGGGAGCTGGGCCACCGTGGGTGCCAGGACTGGGGACTGTAACTCAGGACCCCTGGGTGGTCTTGAGGGGCGGAACCCCTCCACCTCGCATCCACATAGACAGGACCCCCTGGGCAGCACCAGGGGCTCACCAGCTGTGGTGGAATCTGCAGGGCTGAGAAGGAGTGGGGTGACGGGATCCGAGGCCTGTCCCTGAGCGCCGCCCGCTACGCGCTGTTGCGGCTGGAGGAGGGGCCTCCTCACACCAAGAACTGGCGGTGAGTTCCCGCCAGACCCTGGCCAGGACGCAGAGGTTCTTAGGGGTCGCTGTCGGGGTCAGAGGGTCGAGAGGTGCCGGCTCCCCGTCCTGGGGCTGCCAGGGGCACCCTCCTCGGCCATGCTACCCAAACCTGCAGGGACCATGACCcgagaagggaagaaggggaggggcTTCCTGGAACGGCCGGCCCTGGTCTCAGGCTTCCCCCACCCGGCCACTGCAGGCCGCAGCTGCTGGTGCTACTGAAGCTGGACGAGGACCTGCACGTGAAGTACCCACGGCTCCTCACCTTCGCCTCCCAGCTCAAGGCCGGCAAGGGCCTGACCATTGTTGGTTCTGTCATCCAGGGGAGCTTCTTGGAGAGCTATGGCGAGGCTCAGGCCGCCGAGCAGGTACCTGCTTTGGGGAGAGAGAGCTGAGCCAGACTGCAGGGGTCTGGACTGCAGCTGGCACGGAGGGGAGGGCCCAGTCTTGGCCAGGGTGGCCGGCCAGGCAGCCAGCACTGCTGCCACCTGAGAGCTGGCACAAGGGGGAGCCAGCAGTTGCATCTTGAAAACTTGGCCTCTGGGTAGGCAGCTCGTTGCCCCCAGGCCCTCCTCCACCCAAAAGTCGTTTTGTTCCCGAGGGGCCTTGGGAGGAAGCCCAGAGGCAGGAAGCTGATGGCCTCCCGTTGGCCCTGGGTGTGTTCCCCACAGACCATCAAGAACATGATGGAAATTGAGAAGGTGAAGGGCTTCTGCCAGGTGGTGGTGGCCAGCAAGGTGCGGGAGGGGCTGGCCCACCTCATCCAGTCCTGCGGCCTGGGCGGCATGCGGCATAACTCCGTGGTGCTGGGCTGGCCCTACggctggcgacagagcgaggacCCCCGTGCCTGGAAGACCTTCATTGGTGTGTGAaggcctgggcctgggctgggCCCGGTGGGCAGGGGTGAAGTGAGGTGGCAGTGGCTGGAGGGCCACAGGCTGGTGGTCAGCCGTGCTCTTCCTCCCCAGACACCGTGCGCTGCACTACGGCCGCCCACCTGGCCCTGCTTGTGCCCAAGAACATCGCCTTCTACCCCAGCAACCACGAGCGCTACCTGGAGGGCCACATAGACGTGTGGTGGATCGTGCATGACGGTGGTATGCTCATGCTTCTGCCCTTCCTGCTGCGCCAGCATAAGGTAGGCCAGGGGGTGGGTGCGGGTGAGAGGGGCTGGGCCCTCCAAGGAGCGGCTGTGACCAAACCGCCCACCTGGTCCCTTGCCTCAGGTCTGGAGGAAGTGCCGGATGCGCATTTTCACAGTGGCCCAGATGGATGACAACAGCATCCAGATGAAGAAGGACCTGGCCGTCTTCCTGTACCATCTGCGCCTTGAGGccgaggtggaggtggtggagatggtgagccccctgccctgccctggccccgtGGATACCATGTCCCATGCAGCTGGGTCCTCACGGCCAACCCTGTCCCCAGCATAACAGTGACATCTCTGCATACACCTACGAGCGGACGCTGATGATGGAGCAGCGGTCGCAGATGCTGCGGCAGATGAGACTGACCAAGACTGAGCGGGAGCGAGAAGTCAGTGCCCTTTGTGTTTCAGGCCAGGGCGGGTGGCAGGGTCAGGACTTTGGAGACCGCATCGGTGGTTGTGGAGGAATCAGAATGACTCACCGCAGCCCTACCCAAGCTAGTGCTCATTTCCCAGAGGCAAGGTGGTCACGTTGCGCCAGACAGGCCCcgtcccccttttcctatgggaCCAAGGCTATCTCCTGCAATTGTCCCCAGGCACAGCTGGTCAAGGATCGGCACTCAGCCCTGCGGCTGGAGAGCCTGTACTCGGACGAGGAAGATGAGTCTGCAGTGGGGGCTGACAAGATCCAGATGACATGGACCAGGGACAAGTACATGACTGAGACCTGGGACCCCAGCCATGCCCCTGACAATTTCCGGGAGCTGGTGCATATTAAGCCGTGAGTGCAGCAAAAACAGCCCCAGCGGCGCTGGAATctaggggtggaggtggggtggggcagaCAAGTAGTGTTAGGTGGGCCAGGGGTGGGGACCCTCCTTGCAGGATGGCTCATGGTGACCTGTGACTGCCTACACTACGTGTAGGGACCAATCCAATGTGCGGCGTATGCATACTGCTGTGAAGCTCAATGAAGTCATTGTCACGCGCTCCCACGATGCCCGCCTGGTTCTCCTAAACATGCCTGGCCCACCCAGGAACAGTGAGGGCGACGAGAACTGTATCCCTTTGTGGAGAGGCAGGCAGTTGGGAGGTGGACAGCATGGGAGGTCAGGCCAGCAGCTCCTCTCCCAGGCACCCCTGGGTGGGCGTGGCCCCGGTAGCCCGGGTTGCCCATTGATTCTGTTGTTGCCTCCTTGACTTGAGGCCCTGCAGACATGGAGTTCCTCGAGGTGCTGACCGAGGGCCTTGAGCGGGTGCTGTTGGTGCGCGGTGGTGGCCGTGAAGTCATCACCATCTACTCCTGAGCCCAGTGTCATCTTGTGGCCTGGAGTTGAGGTCTTGGCCAGGACATCACAAGCTGTGGTCTGGGGTAACAGCCTCTTCCCAGCACCCACCTGCCAGCCCTGCTTGCCTGGCCCTGTCCTGGACCCAGCTTTGCTAGGTCTCCTtggaaaccaggcctgggcctcaaAATGGAGATGGATCCCAGGTCTTGTGGGACCCTGGGAGGTTTGGGGACTTTACTGTCTAGCACCCCAGTAGGCCTGTCCTGGCCAGAGAAGACTGGTAGAGGCCGAGTGGGGTTTAAAGGCAGccagcctggcccagcccaggagcgctatttattgcatatttattaTTTGGATGTCACCATCAGAGACGAAGGGAAGGGTAGCCAGGGAGGGAGTCCAGCCCAGCTGCCTGCAGAAAGATCTGGCTCAGTCTACTATGGGCAGGGCCCCCCACCAAGCTGAGCCAAATGGAGACAGCCGAGCTGAGGCCTGACTTTTTCAATAAAACATTGTGTACTTCTGGGCCTCCTGCTGCCCCGGCTCTGTTTCCCCTGGCGCCAAGAGAAGAAGGCGGAACTGAACCCAGGCCCAGAGCCGGCTCCCTGAGGCTGTGCCCCTTTCCGGCAATCTCTGGCCACAACCCCCACTGGCCAGGCCGTCCCTCCCACTGGCCCTAGGGCCCCTCCCACTCCCACACCAGATAAGGCCAGCCCAGTGCCGCTTCCTCTGGCAGTAGGCACCAGGGCTGGAATGGGGCCGCCCAGCTCCCCATGGCAGTGGGTGCCGCTGCTGCTGGGGCTGCTGCTCCCTCCTGCCGCCCCCTTCTGGCTCCTCAATGTGCTCTTCCCCCCGCACACCACGCCCAAGGCTGAGCTCAGTAACCACACACGGCCCGTCATCCTCGGTAAGCCCCCACCAGGCCCCTGATGCACCACGCCAGACCCTGGGGAGCCTgggccccagcccctggcagctgaCCCGGCCAAAGCCCTTCTGCTCTGCATAAGCCCCGACATAAGTACCTGCCGTGGTGTGGGGAGGGGCCAAAAGCTTGTCCCGTAGATGAATGACCTCCCTTCTCCCCCCACACTGTGTCTCTCAGTTGTCTGACCCAGGGGGGCGGAGTGGGGGACTGGGTGTGCCTGAGGTCTTGGCTGGGGCATCACAAGCTGTGGTCAGTCACAGCCACACCAGACTCTGGGCCAAGCCCCACCACTCCTTCCTTGGCCCCCACCCACCAAGGACAAGATGCCCAGCCCAGGACTGGTGAGCAGGAGAGGCCCATCCATGCCCGGCCCCTATTAGGCCCAGCCCCCATGCCCCCAGACCTATCTGTTCCCACCTTGGACTTTGGCAATAAAGGAGCGCCAGGCTGGGTGTTTGCTCTGCAGAGGCAGGGGTCAGCGGCCTTGGCCTCAGCACCTCGGCACCTTCCCTTCCTCAGGGAAGCCTGGGCTTTGGCTACTGGGGGGACAGCGGGGAGAGGGGGTGTGAGCAGGGGAGGGTAAGTGTGCCTTGTATCTGGGGGTTGAGGgtgtgggaggtggggggtgggtcTGGTCACTGCAGCATCTGGGGTGACTGGGGTAAGGGTCATGGGGGGAATCCAGAGTCCAGAGTGAGGGCCGCTGCTCACAGTGCCCGGCTGCCTGGGGAATCAGCTAGAAGCCAAGCTGGACAAACCAGATGTGGTGAACTGGATGTGCTACCGCAAGACAGAGGACTTCTTCACCATCTGGCTGGATCTCAACATGTTCCTACCCCTTGGGGTAGACTGCTGGATCGATAACACCAGGTACAGCCATGTGCTCCGCCCCAGCCCCGACATGCTGCCCCTTGGCTACTGGCTGCTGAGTGGCACCCCTGCCCCGCAGGGTTGTCTACAACCGGAGCTCTGGGCTCGTGTCCAACGCCCCTGGTGTCCAGATCCGCGTTCCTGGCTTTGGCAAGACCTACTCTGTGGAGTACCTAGACAGCAGCAAGCTGGCAGGTTTGTGTCAGAGGGCAGGGCTAGGgctccaggctggggtgctggcCCACAGAAGGCATGGCCCAAGCCCCCGGTGCTGCTGCTCCCCCGACAGGGTACCTGCACACGCTGGTGCAGAACCTGGTCAACAACGGCTACGTGCGAGATGAGACTGTGCGCGCCGCCCCCTATGACTGGAGGCTGGAGCCCGGTGAGTGTCTCTGCAGATGACCTGCTTGGGGTGGGGCAAGTGCCCCAGACCCCAGTTGCCCTGACCCCTTCCACCCACTGCAGGCCAGCAGGAGGAGTACTACCGCAAGCTCGCAGGGCTGGTGGAGGAGATGCACGCTGCCTATGGGAAGCCTGTCTTCCTCATTGGCCACAGCCTCGGCTGTCTACACTTGCTCTATTTCCTGCTGCGCCAGCCCCAGGCCTGGAAGGACCGCTTCATCGATGGCTTCATCTCTCTTGGGGCTCCCTGGGGTGGATCCATCAAGCCCATGCTGGTCTTGGCCTCAGGTGAGAAGGCCTCGACCACTTATGCCCAGCGATGGGTGAGACCAAGCTGATCCTGGGCCTCCCTTCATTGCGGCTCCTGCTCACAGTGGCCTCTAGGGGTGCTATCTACCACCCCTGGGCCGGCATGCTCGCTGTCACTGGCCCCCAGAGCAGTGACCCTGGCCTGAGCAATTAGGGTGGCTCCTTCCAGAGTCTGTGTCAGTGATGGCAAAGGGGCAGTGAACACAGAAAGTGAATCCCAGCTATCTGCTCCCAGCTATCTGCCCCCAGATTTGTTCCTTGTAGCCCCAGAGCCTGCCTACCCAGCCCTTGCCTGCCTTCCACTTGCTCGCAGGAGCGCCTTTGCCCAGGGATGTGCTTTACTGAGGATGGATCTGCCAGAGCTAGGGCCAGACCCCCCGAGGCCCCGCCTGCCCTTCCCTAGGGAGTGGCACCAGGGCCCAGTACTGACACAGCTACCACCTACTCCCCACCCCCTGTACCCTGGGAGCTGGTCTGGAAAGAGAAACACAGTCTGGACAAGAGAAACACTCATCAGACACCACCAATAAACATCAAACAGACACCTCTTGTTTCCCCCTTTCTGGAGCACAACTCTGTGGCCCCCATTGCTGCACAAGCCACACAAGGAGCAGAAAGACACATGCCCGAGGGAGGACAGCCAGTACTGCCCCCACCATCCCGGGCCTCACCCACCATCCCCACACGCCCCGGTCCTCAGCCccgcctacatttttttttttttttgagacagggtctcattctgtcgcccaggctggagtgcagtggcgcaatcatagccgcagcctcaatctccctggcccaagcaatcctcctgcctcagcctcccagttagctgagactataggcacacaccaccacacctaatttatttttgttttttagtagagacgaggtcttgctatgttgcccaggctggtctcaaactcctgagcttaagtgatcttcctgcctcagcctcccaaagtgctgagattacaggcgtgagccactgtgctgggcctttttttttttttttttttttttgagacggagtctcgctctgtcgcccaggctggagtgcagtggcgcgatctcggctcactgcaagctccgccccccggggttcacgccattctcctgcctcagcctcccgagtagctgggactacaggcgcccgccaccgcgcccggctgattttttgtatttttagtagagacggggtttcaccatgttagccaggatggtctcgatctcctgaccttgtgatccgctgtGCTGGgccttttataaaatatttgtttatttattttgagatggagtctcactctgtttcccaggctggag comes from Symphalangus syndactylus isolate Jambi chromosome 11, NHGRI_mSymSyn1-v2.1_pri, whole genome shotgun sequence and encodes:
- the SLC12A4 gene encoding solute carrier family 12 member 4 isoform X3, which gives rise to MGDTLSPGHGNHRESSPFLSPLEASRGSDYYDRNLALFEEELDIRPKVSSLLGKLVSYTNLTQGAKEHEEAESGEGTRRRAAEAPSMGTLMGVYLPCLQNIFGVILFLRLTWMVGTAGVLQALLIVLICCCCTLLTAISMSAIATNGVVPAGGSYFMISRSLGPEFGGAVGLCFYLGTTFAAAMYILGAIEILLTYIAPPAAIFYPSGAQDTSNATLNNMRVYGTIFLTFMTLVVFVGVKYVNKFASLFLACVIISILSIYAGGIKSIFDPPVFPVCMLGNRTLSRDQFDICAKTAVVDNETVATRLWSFFCHSPNLTTDSCDVYFMLNNVTEIPGIPGAAAGVLQENLWSAYLEKGDIVEKHGLPSTDAPSLKESLPLYVVADIATSFTMLVGIFFPSVTGIMAGSNRSGDLRDAQKSIPVGTILAIITTSLVYFSSVVLFGACIEGVVLRDKYGDGVSRNLVVGTLAWPSPWVIVIGSFFSTCGAGLQSLTGAPRLLQAIAKDNIIPFLRVFGHGKVNGEPTWALLLTALIAELGILIASLDMVAPILSMFFLMCYLFVNLACAVQTLLRTPNWRPRFKYYHWTLSFLGMSLCLALMFVSSWYYALVAMLIAGMIYKYIEYQGAEKEWGDGIRGLSLSAARYALLRLEEGPPHTKNWRPQLLVLLKLDEDLHVKYPRLLTFASQLKAGKGLTIVGSVIQGSFLESYGEAQAAEQTIKNMMEIEKVKGFCQVVVASKVREGLAHLIQSCGLGGMRHNSVVLGWPYGWRQSEDPRAWKTFIDTVRCTTAAHLALLVPKNIAFYPSNHERYLEGHIDVWWIVHDGGMLMLLPFLLRQHKVWRKCRMRIFTVAQMDDNSIQMKKDLAVFLYHLRLEAEVEVVEMHNSDISAYTYERTLMMEQRSQMLRQMRLTKTEREREAQLVKDRHSALRLESLYSDEEDESAVGADKIQMTWTRDKYMTETWDPSHAPDNFRELVHIKPDQSNVRRMHTAVKLNEVIVTRSHDARLVLLNMPGPPRNSEGDENYMEFLEVLTEGLERVLLVRGGGREVITIYS
- the SLC12A4 gene encoding solute carrier family 12 member 4 isoform X1 yields the protein MPHFTVVPVDGPRRGDYDNLEGLSWVDYGERAEREDSDGHGNHRESSPFLSPLEASRGSDYYDRNLALFEEELDIRPKVSSLLGKLVSYTNLTQGAKEHEEAESGEGTRRRAAEAPSMGTLMGVYLPCLQNIFGVILFLRLTWMVGTAGVLQALLIVLICCCCTLLTAISMSAIATNGVVPAGGSYFMISRSLGPEFGGAVGLCFYLGTTFAAAMYILGAIEILLTYIAPPAAIFYPSGAQDTSNATLNNMRVYGTIFLTFMTLVVFVGVKYVNKFASLFLACVIISILSIYAGGIKSIFDPPVFPVCMLGNRTLSRDQFDICAKTAVVDNETVATRLWSFFCHSPNLTTDSCDVYFMLNNVTEIPGIPGAAAGVLQENLWSAYLEKGDIVEKHGLPSTDAPSLKESLPLYVVADIATSFTMLVGIFFPSVTGIMAGSNRSGDLRDAQKSIPVGTILAIITTSLVYFSSVVLFGACIEGVVLRDKYGDGVSRNLVVGTLAWPSPWVIVIGSFFSTCGAGLQSLTGAPRLLQAIAKDNIIPFLRVFGHGKVNGEPTWALLLTALIAELGILIASLDMVAPILSMFFLMCYLFVNLACAVQTLLRTPNWRPRFKYYHWTLSFLGMSLCLALMFVSSWYYALVAMLIAGMIYKYIEYQGAEKEWGDGIRGLSLSAARYALLRLEEGPPHTKNWRPQLLVLLKLDEDLHVKYPRLLTFASQLKAGKGLTIVGSVIQGSFLESYGEAQAAEQTIKNMMEIEKVKGFCQVVVASKVREGLAHLIQSCGLGGMRHNSVVLGWPYGWRQSEDPRAWKTFIDTVRCTTAAHLALLVPKNIAFYPSNHERYLEGHIDVWWIVHDGGMLMLLPFLLRQHKVWRKCRMRIFTVAQMDDNSIQMKKDLAVFLYHLRLEAEVEVVEMHNSDISAYTYERTLMMEQRSQMLRQMRLTKTEREREAQLVKDRHSALRLESLYSDEEDESAVGADKIQMTWTRDKYMTETWDPSHAPDNFRELVHIKPDQSNVRRMHTAVKLNEVIVTRSHDARLVLLNMPGPPRNSEGDENYMEFLEVLTEGLERVLLVRGGGREVITIYS
- the SLC12A4 gene encoding solute carrier family 12 member 4 isoform X2 yields the protein MPHFTVVPVDGPRRGDYDNLEGLSWVDYGERAEREDSDGHGNHRESSPFLSPLEASRGSDYYDRNLALFEEELDIRPKVSSLLGKLVSYTNLTQGAKEHEEAESGEGTRRRAAEAPSMGTLMGVYLPCLQNIFGVILFLRLTWMVGTAGVLQALLIVLICCCCTLLTAISMSAIATNGVVPAGGSYFMISRSLGPEFGGAVGLCFYLGTTFAAAMYILGAIEILLTYIAPPAAIFYPSGAQDTSNATLNNMRVYGTIFLTFMTLVVFVGVKYVNKFASLFLACVIISILSIYAGGIKSIFDPPVFPVCMLGNRTLSRDQFDICAKTAVVDNETVATRLWSFFCHSPNLTTDSCDVYFMLNNVTEIPGIPGAAAGVLQENLWSAYLEKGDIVEKHGLPSTDAPSLKESLPLYVVADIATSFTMLVGIFFPSVTGIMAGSNRSGDLRDAQKSIPVGTILAIITTSLVYFSSVVLFGACIEGVVLRDKYGDGVSRNLVVGTLAWPSPWVIVIGSFFSTCGAGLQSLTGAPRLLQAIAKDNIIPFLRVFGHGKVNGEPTWALLLTALIAELGILIASLDMVAPILSMFFLMCYLFVNLACAVQTLLRTPNWRPRFKYYHWTLSFLGMSLCLALMFVSSWYYALVAMLIAGMIYKYIEYQGAEKEWGDGIRGLSLSAARYALLRLEEGPPHTKNWRPQLLVLLKLDEDLHVKYPRLLTFASQLKAGKGLTIVGSVIQGSFLESYGEAQAAEQTIKNMMEIEKVKGFCQVVVASKVREGLAHLIQSCGLGGMRHNSVVLGWPYGWRQSEDPRAWKTFIDTVRCTTAAHLALLVPKNIAFYPSNHERYLEGHIDVWWIVHDGGMLMLLPFLLRQHKVWRKCRMRIFTVAQMDDNSIQMKKDLAVFLYHLRLEAEHNSDISAYTYERTLMMEQRSQMLRQMRLTKTEREREAQLVKDRHSALRLESLYSDEEDESAVGADKIQMTWTRDKYMTETWDPSHAPDNFRELVHIKPDQSNVRRMHTAVKLNEVIVTRSHDARLVLLNMPGPPRNSEGDENYMEFLEVLTEGLERVLLVRGGGREVITIYS
- the SLC12A4 gene encoding solute carrier family 12 member 4 isoform X4 codes for the protein MTTSRGSVGWTTGSAPSGRTRTEELDIRPKVSSLLGKLVSYTNLTQGAKEHEEAESGEGTRRRAAEAPSMGTLMGVYLPCLQNIFGVILFLRLTWMVGTAGVLQALLIVLICCCCTLLTAISMSAIATNGVVPAGGSYFMISRSLGPEFGGAVGLCFYLGTTFAAAMYILGAIEILLTYIAPPAAIFYPSGAQDTSNATLNNMRVYGTIFLTFMTLVVFVGVKYVNKFASLFLACVIISILSIYAGGIKSIFDPPVFPVCMLGNRTLSRDQFDICAKTAVVDNETVATRLWSFFCHSPNLTTDSCDVYFMLNNVTEIPGIPGAAAGVLQENLWSAYLEKGDIVEKHGLPSTDAPSLKESLPLYVVADIATSFTMLVGIFFPSVTGIMAGSNRSGDLRDAQKSIPVGTILAIITTSLVYFSSVVLFGACIEGVVLRDKYGDGVSRNLVVGTLAWPSPWVIVIGSFFSTCGAGLQSLTGAPRLLQAIAKDNIIPFLRVFGHGKVNGEPTWALLLTALIAELGILIASLDMVAPILSMFFLMCYLFVNLACAVQTLLRTPNWRPRFKYYHWTLSFLGMSLCLALMFVSSWYYALVAMLIAGMIYKYIEYQGAEKEWGDGIRGLSLSAARYALLRLEEGPPHTKNWRPQLLVLLKLDEDLHVKYPRLLTFASQLKAGKGLTIVGSVIQGSFLESYGEAQAAEQTIKNMMEIEKVKGFCQVVVASKVREGLAHLIQSCGLGGMRHNSVVLGWPYGWRQSEDPRAWKTFIDTVRCTTAAHLALLVPKNIAFYPSNHERYLEGHIDVWWIVHDGGMLMLLPFLLRQHKVWRKCRMRIFTVAQMDDNSIQMKKDLAVFLYHLRLEAEVEVVEMHNSDISAYTYERTLMMEQRSQMLRQMRLTKTEREREAQLVKDRHSALRLESLYSDEEDESAVGADKIQMTWTRDKYMTETWDPSHAPDNFRELVHIKPDQSNVRRMHTAVKLNEVIVTRSHDARLVLLNMPGPPRNSEGDENYMEFLEVLTEGLERVLLVRGGGREVITIYS
- the LCAT gene encoding phosphatidylcholine-sterol acyltransferase isoform X1, with the translated sequence MGPPSSPWQWVPLLLGLLLPPAAPFWLLNVLFPPHTTPKAELSNHTRPVILVPGCLGNQLEAKLDKPDVVNWMCYRKTEDFFTIWLDLNMFLPLGVDCWIDNTRVVYNRSSGLVSNAPGVQIRVPGFGKTYSVEYLDSSKLAGYLHTLVQNLVNNGYVRDETVRAAPYDWRLEPGQQEEYYRKLAGLVEEMHAAYGKPVFLIGHSLGCLHLLYFLLRQPQAWKDRFIDGFISLGAPWGGSIKPMLVLASGDNQGIPIMSSIKLKEEQRITTTSPWMFPSRMAWPEDHVFISTPSFNYTGRDFQRFFADLHFEEGWYMWLQSRDLLAGLPAPGVEVYCLYGVGLPTPRTYIYDHGFPYADPVGVLYEDGDDTVATRSTELCGLWQGRQPQPVHLLPLHGIQHLNMVFSNLTLEHINAILLGAYRQGPPASPTASPEPPPPE